In Anas acuta chromosome 5, bAnaAcu1.1, whole genome shotgun sequence, a single window of DNA contains:
- the RASGRP1 gene encoding RAS guanyl-releasing protein 1 isoform X1: MGTLGKRRENRQPAQGCSTVPESALELKQISHCHSLSNLTQVTMVPLGHLAKGATLEDLLETCIQSFDLEGNAYQNNQLLKMILTMHQFFISSADMLQKLVDLYPFALEKKSSMLCVKICYFVRYWITEFWVMFKMDSKLSATMEEFQELVKANGEELHCRLIDTTQINSRDWSRKLTQRVKANTSKKRKVSLLFDHLEPEELSDHLTYLEFKSFRRISFSDYQNYIVNSCVKENPTMERSIALCNGISQWVQLMVLSRPTPQLRAEVFIKFIHVAQKLHQLQNFNTLMAVIGGLCHSSISRLKETSSCVPHDVTKVFNEMTELLSSYKNYDSYRRAYNECTNFKIPILGVHLKDLISLHEAMPDYLEDKKINIYKLYSLYNHINELIQLQEMPLPLEANMDLVHLLTLSLDLYYTEDEIYELSYAREPRSHRAAPLTPSRPPVVADWASGVAPKPDPKTISKHVQRMVDSVFKNYDHDQDGYISQEEFEKIAASFPFSFCVMTKDWEGLISRDEITAYFMRASSIYSKLGLGFAHNFQETTYLRPTFCDNCAGFLWGVIKQGYRCKDCGMNCHKQCKDLVVIECKRRPKTSVPDSSPTSALASNLCTLGVKEQLHGQEEGPFTFPNGEVVEHNEGSKDRTIMLMGSSAQKISVRLKPAVVHKGTQTDSVLLVGDVSHRQTEKKERIPENPYLQPTPPSPCPSPLLSRKKAYVKWENKDSSQKMKEHHSYKPSYHELEQERNILKADNEGLKIQLEQAHKTIESLTIQRRNHVVDDLQHRDPS; the protein is encoded by the exons atttagaAGGAAATGCTTATCAGAACAACCAGCTGCTAAAGATGATTCTGACCATGCATCAGTTTTTCATCTCCTCTGCAGACATGCTCCAGAAACTTGTTGATCTATATCCTTT tgctttagaaaagaaatcttCCATGCTATGTGTAAAGATATGCTATTTTGTGAG ATATTGGATTACAGAGTTTTGGGTTATGTTCAAAATGGACTCTAAACTATCCGCAACTATGGAGGAATTTCAAGAACTGGTTAAAGCTAATGGTGAGGAGTTACACTGTCGTCTAATTGACACAACTCAAAT AAATTCCAGGGACTGGTCTAGAAAGCTGACACAGCGTGTAAAGGCTAACACCAGCAAGAAACGGAAAGTTTCACTTCTTTTTGATCACCTTGAGCCAGAGGAGCTGTCAGACCACCTTACCTATCTGGAATTTAAGTCTTTCAGAAGAATATCA ttctCAGATTATCAAAACTACATCGTGAATAGTTGTGTGAAGGAGAATCCAACGATGGAAAGGTCAATTGCTCTTTGCAATGGTATCTCTCAGTGGGTGCAGCTAATGGTTCTCAGTAGACCAACACCACAGCTTCGAGCTGAAGTGTTCATCAAGTTCATTCATGTTGCACAG AAGCTTCACCAGTTGCAGAATTTCAATACATTAATGGCAGTGATAGGAGGTCTCTGTCACAGTTCCATTTCCAGACTCAAGGAAACAAGCTCATGTGTTCCTCATGATGTAACTAAG gtgtTTAATGAAATGACAGAATTGCTTTCGTCTTACAAAAACTACGACAGTTATCGACGTGCCTATAATGAGTGCACTAACTTTAAGATCCCAATCCTTGGGGTCCACCTGAAAGACTTGATATCACTTCATGAGGCCATGCCAGACTACTTAGAAGACAAGAAAATTAACATATACAAACTGTACTCTCTGTATAACCACATAAATGAGCTGATACAACTCCAGGAAATGCCACTTCCCCTGGAGGCTAATATGGACCTTGTTCATTTGCTTACA ctgtcCCTTGATCTGTACTACACAGAAGATGAAATTTACGAGCTTTCATATGCACGAGAGCCAAGAAGTCACCGAGCGGCT CCTTTGACACCTTCCAGACCACCAGTAGTTGCAGACTGGGCCTCAGGAGTAGCCCCAAAACCTGATCCAAAAACCATCAGCAAACATGTTCAGAGGATGGTGGAT TCTGTCTTCAAAAATTATGACCATGATCAGGATGGATACATTTCTCAGGAAGAATTTGAAAAGATAGCAGCCAGTTTTCCGTTCTCATTTTGTGTAATGACTAAAGACTG gGAAGGTCTGATTAGCAGGGATGAAATAACCGCTTACTTTATGAGGGCTAGCTCTATCTATTCCAAATTAGGACTTGGGTTTGCTCACAACTTCCAAGAAACCACTTATTTAAGGCCTACTTTCTGCGACAACTGTGCTGGATTT CTTTGGGGAGTCATAAAACAAGGATACAGATGCAAAG atTGTGGAATGAATTGCCACAAGCAATGCAAAGACCTGGTTGTGATAGAGTGCAAAAGAAGACCCAAAACTTCAGTTCCAGACAGCAGCCCAACATCTGCTCTTGCTTCAAACCTCTGCACACTAGGGGTCAAAGAGCAACTCCACG GACAAGAAGAAGGACCATTCACATTTCCTAATGGAGAAGTAGTGGAACACAATGAAGGCAGCAAGGACCGAACCATTATGCTGATGGGTTCCTCAGCTCAGAAAATCTCAGTAAGACTGAAACCAGCTGTGGTTCATAAAGGTACACAGACTGATTCTGTACTGCTGGTTGGTGATGTATCTCATAGgcaaacagagaagaaagaaaggatacCAGAAAATCCTTATCTCCAGCCTACCCCACCATCCCCATGTCCAAGCCCATTACTAAGCCGCAAAAAGGCATATGTTAAATGGGAAAACAAGGACTCCAGCCAGAAAATGAAGGAGCATCACAGCTATAAACCCTCATACCATGAACTTGAGCAG GAAAGAAATATTCTAAAGGCAGACAATGAAGGTTTAAAGATCCAGCTGGAGCAGGCACATAAAACAATCGAATCTCTTACAATCCAGAGAAGAAATCATGTAGTTGATGACCTACAGCACAGAGACCCCTCCTAG
- the RASGRP1 gene encoding RAS guanyl-releasing protein 1 isoform X2 yields MRQPAQGCSTVPESALELKQISHCHSLSNLTQVTMVPLGHLAKGATLEDLLETCIQSFDLEGNAYQNNQLLKMILTMHQFFISSADMLQKLVDLYPFALEKKSSMLCVKICYFVRYWITEFWVMFKMDSKLSATMEEFQELVKANGEELHCRLIDTTQINSRDWSRKLTQRVKANTSKKRKVSLLFDHLEPEELSDHLTYLEFKSFRRISFSDYQNYIVNSCVKENPTMERSIALCNGISQWVQLMVLSRPTPQLRAEVFIKFIHVAQKLHQLQNFNTLMAVIGGLCHSSISRLKETSSCVPHDVTKVFNEMTELLSSYKNYDSYRRAYNECTNFKIPILGVHLKDLISLHEAMPDYLEDKKINIYKLYSLYNHINELIQLQEMPLPLEANMDLVHLLTLSLDLYYTEDEIYELSYAREPRSHRAAPLTPSRPPVVADWASGVAPKPDPKTISKHVQRMVDSVFKNYDHDQDGYISQEEFEKIAASFPFSFCVMTKDWEGLISRDEITAYFMRASSIYSKLGLGFAHNFQETTYLRPTFCDNCAGFLWGVIKQGYRCKDCGMNCHKQCKDLVVIECKRRPKTSVPDSSPTSALASNLCTLGVKEQLHGQEEGPFTFPNGEVVEHNEGSKDRTIMLMGSSAQKISVRLKPAVVHKGTQTDSVLLVGDVSHRQTEKKERIPENPYLQPTPPSPCPSPLLSRKKAYVKWENKDSSQKMKEHHSYKPSYHELEQERNILKADNEGLKIQLEQAHKTIESLTIQRRNHVVDDLQHRDPS; encoded by the exons atttagaAGGAAATGCTTATCAGAACAACCAGCTGCTAAAGATGATTCTGACCATGCATCAGTTTTTCATCTCCTCTGCAGACATGCTCCAGAAACTTGTTGATCTATATCCTTT tgctttagaaaagaaatcttCCATGCTATGTGTAAAGATATGCTATTTTGTGAG ATATTGGATTACAGAGTTTTGGGTTATGTTCAAAATGGACTCTAAACTATCCGCAACTATGGAGGAATTTCAAGAACTGGTTAAAGCTAATGGTGAGGAGTTACACTGTCGTCTAATTGACACAACTCAAAT AAATTCCAGGGACTGGTCTAGAAAGCTGACACAGCGTGTAAAGGCTAACACCAGCAAGAAACGGAAAGTTTCACTTCTTTTTGATCACCTTGAGCCAGAGGAGCTGTCAGACCACCTTACCTATCTGGAATTTAAGTCTTTCAGAAGAATATCA ttctCAGATTATCAAAACTACATCGTGAATAGTTGTGTGAAGGAGAATCCAACGATGGAAAGGTCAATTGCTCTTTGCAATGGTATCTCTCAGTGGGTGCAGCTAATGGTTCTCAGTAGACCAACACCACAGCTTCGAGCTGAAGTGTTCATCAAGTTCATTCATGTTGCACAG AAGCTTCACCAGTTGCAGAATTTCAATACATTAATGGCAGTGATAGGAGGTCTCTGTCACAGTTCCATTTCCAGACTCAAGGAAACAAGCTCATGTGTTCCTCATGATGTAACTAAG gtgtTTAATGAAATGACAGAATTGCTTTCGTCTTACAAAAACTACGACAGTTATCGACGTGCCTATAATGAGTGCACTAACTTTAAGATCCCAATCCTTGGGGTCCACCTGAAAGACTTGATATCACTTCATGAGGCCATGCCAGACTACTTAGAAGACAAGAAAATTAACATATACAAACTGTACTCTCTGTATAACCACATAAATGAGCTGATACAACTCCAGGAAATGCCACTTCCCCTGGAGGCTAATATGGACCTTGTTCATTTGCTTACA ctgtcCCTTGATCTGTACTACACAGAAGATGAAATTTACGAGCTTTCATATGCACGAGAGCCAAGAAGTCACCGAGCGGCT CCTTTGACACCTTCCAGACCACCAGTAGTTGCAGACTGGGCCTCAGGAGTAGCCCCAAAACCTGATCCAAAAACCATCAGCAAACATGTTCAGAGGATGGTGGAT TCTGTCTTCAAAAATTATGACCATGATCAGGATGGATACATTTCTCAGGAAGAATTTGAAAAGATAGCAGCCAGTTTTCCGTTCTCATTTTGTGTAATGACTAAAGACTG gGAAGGTCTGATTAGCAGGGATGAAATAACCGCTTACTTTATGAGGGCTAGCTCTATCTATTCCAAATTAGGACTTGGGTTTGCTCACAACTTCCAAGAAACCACTTATTTAAGGCCTACTTTCTGCGACAACTGTGCTGGATTT CTTTGGGGAGTCATAAAACAAGGATACAGATGCAAAG atTGTGGAATGAATTGCCACAAGCAATGCAAAGACCTGGTTGTGATAGAGTGCAAAAGAAGACCCAAAACTTCAGTTCCAGACAGCAGCCCAACATCTGCTCTTGCTTCAAACCTCTGCACACTAGGGGTCAAAGAGCAACTCCACG GACAAGAAGAAGGACCATTCACATTTCCTAATGGAGAAGTAGTGGAACACAATGAAGGCAGCAAGGACCGAACCATTATGCTGATGGGTTCCTCAGCTCAGAAAATCTCAGTAAGACTGAAACCAGCTGTGGTTCATAAAGGTACACAGACTGATTCTGTACTGCTGGTTGGTGATGTATCTCATAGgcaaacagagaagaaagaaaggatacCAGAAAATCCTTATCTCCAGCCTACCCCACCATCCCCATGTCCAAGCCCATTACTAAGCCGCAAAAAGGCATATGTTAAATGGGAAAACAAGGACTCCAGCCAGAAAATGAAGGAGCATCACAGCTATAAACCCTCATACCATGAACTTGAGCAG GAAAGAAATATTCTAAAGGCAGACAATGAAGGTTTAAAGATCCAGCTGGAGCAGGCACATAAAACAATCGAATCTCTTACAATCCAGAGAAGAAATCATGTAGTTGATGACCTACAGCACAGAGACCCCTCCTAG